The window GCCGGCTCCGCCGAGGAGCGCCGGGCGGTCTGACGACCCTTCACGGGCTGCGCCACGGTATCTCGTGGTTCTACGAGATCTCGTGGCGCAGCCGTTCAGGATCGTTCTGGTACAGCAATTAAAATTGGCATGGGCCGTGCGGAGGTCGTGCGACCGGTGCAGCGGGAGGGATTCGAAAGGACGACCGATGACTCAGATACCGAAACAGAAGCTCGTGCCTCCGTTCACCCGGGAGACGGCGCTCGCCAAGGTGAAGGCGGCGGAGGACGCCTGGAACTCCATGGACCCCGTTCGGGTGGCGCGCGCCTACACGAAGGACTCGGTCTGGCGAAACCGAGAAGAGTTCTTCGTCGGGCGAGCGGCGATCGAAGCGTTCCTCCGCCGCAAGTGGGAGAAGGAGACCGAGTATCGCCTGATGAAGGAGCTCTGGGCCTTCACCAACAATCGCATCTCGGTGCGATTCGAGTACGAGTGGCGCGACCCCGAGAGCGGCCAGTGGTACCGAACCCACGGCAACGAGCACTGGGAGTTCGACGACGAAGGCCTGATGTCGCGGCGCGACATGAGCGCCAACGACGTGCCCATCGACGAGTGGGAGCGACGCTACCGTTGAGTGAGCGTCGGCGCGGCCGCCCCTCTCCGTTCACCGGAGGGGGGCGGCGTTCTCGATCGGTCAGGGCGCCCGCTCGTAGCGGAGGTCGTACTGGATCGGGACAGGCAGCTGGGGCGACGTGA is drawn from Sandaracinaceae bacterium and contains these coding sequences:
- a CDS encoding nuclear transport factor 2 family protein, which encodes MTQIPKQKLVPPFTRETALAKVKAAEDAWNSMDPVRVARAYTKDSVWRNREEFFVGRAAIEAFLRRKWEKETEYRLMKELWAFTNNRISVRFEYEWRDPESGQWYRTHGNEHWEFDDEGLMSRRDMSANDVPIDEWERRYR